In a single window of the Pseudomonadota bacterium genome:
- the amrA gene encoding AmmeMemoRadiSam system protein A yields the protein MRALPIQQQRELLRLARHTLERFLAAGEAPSIAVEDPLLLQPAGAFVSLYRRSPKHELRGCIGTFDARLPLVENVARMAIAAATCDPRFPAVEPTELPLLSLEISALAPPRPTSAEAVSVGLHGLQVARGGRRGVFLPQVATAQGWDREAFLAATCRKAGLPADAWRQPQTVIESFTAQVFSEADDLPR from the coding sequence ATGCGAGCGCTTCCCATCCAACAACAACGCGAGCTGCTGCGCCTGGCGCGGCACACGCTCGAGCGCTTCCTCGCTGCGGGCGAAGCGCCGAGCATCGCGGTCGAGGATCCCCTGCTCCTTCAGCCCGCGGGCGCCTTCGTCAGCCTCTATCGTCGCAGCCCCAAGCACGAGCTGCGCGGCTGTATCGGCACCTTCGACGCGCGTCTTCCCCTGGTCGAGAATGTCGCGCGGATGGCCATCGCCGCCGCGACGTGCGACCCGCGCTTTCCAGCGGTCGAGCCCACCGAGCTGCCACTGCTGAGCCTAGAGATCTCGGCGCTCGCGCCGCCGCGTCCGACGAGCGCCGAGGCGGTGAGCGTTGGCCTGCATGGGCTCCAGGTGGCGCGTGGCGGGCGGCGTGGCGTGTTCTTGCCGCAGGTCGCAACGGCCCAGGGCTGGGACCGCGAGGCCTTCCTGGCGGCCACCTGCCGCAAGGCCGGCTTGCCCGCCGACGCCTGGCGTCAGCCGCAAACGGTGATCGAGAGCTTCACCGCCCAGGTCTTCAGCGAGGCCGACGACCTCCCTCGCTAG
- a CDS encoding DUF455 family protein, with the protein MELRSYALSIVRGDTLEAKLTPAPAALTDRDPGPTLRVAAPARPVNLRIQPGRLARVPRAEGMADPAQRARILHAAANHELQAVELFAWALLAFPDAPPRWRRGLRCILSEEQGHCADYLERLGAFGVRFGDLPVSGYFWHKTDALTSPLRFICAMNLTFESANLDHALDFAARARACGDEVSARLFERIHQDELRHVRFGWRWLARLKDPTQSMWQAYCASLTYPVRPAFARGARFSVEARRRAGWSDDFIAELGRQSRA; encoded by the coding sequence ATGGAGCTGCGATCCTATGCCCTGTCCATCGTGCGGGGCGACACCCTCGAGGCAAAGCTCACCCCGGCCCCGGCCGCGCTCACGGACCGCGATCCCGGCCCGACCCTCCGCGTCGCAGCGCCGGCGCGGCCAGTCAACCTGCGCATTCAGCCGGGCCGCCTCGCACGCGTACCCCGCGCCGAAGGCATGGCGGATCCCGCGCAGCGCGCGCGCATCCTGCACGCGGCGGCCAACCACGAGCTGCAGGCCGTCGAGCTCTTCGCCTGGGCGCTACTCGCCTTTCCCGACGCCCCACCGCGTTGGCGCCGCGGGCTGCGCTGCATCCTGTCCGAGGAGCAAGGGCATTGCGCGGACTACCTCGAGCGCCTGGGGGCCTTCGGCGTACGCTTCGGCGACCTCCCGGTGAGCGGCTACTTCTGGCATAAGACGGACGCCCTGACCTCACCGCTGCGCTTCATCTGCGCGATGAACCTGACCTTCGAGAGCGCCAACCTCGACCATGCGCTGGATTTCGCGGCCCGCGCCCGCGCCTGCGGGGACGAAGTCAGCGCCCGGCTCTTCGAACGTATCCACCAGGATGAGCTGCGCCACGTGCGCTTTGGCTGGCGTTGGCTCGCGCGACTCAAGGATCCGACCCAGAGCATGTGGCAGGCCTATTGCGCGAGCCTGACCTATCCGGTGCGCCCCGCCTTCGCGCGCGGTGCACGCTTCTCGGTCGAGGCGCGGCGCCGTGCGGGATGGAGCGACGACTTCATCGCCGAGCTCGGTCGGCAATCGCGCGCATGA
- a CDS encoding dihydroorotase, producing MSLLLRGGRVIDPASGIDGLADVLIDEGRVARVAADLQRTAARVIDVQGCWVLPGLVDLHVHLREPGQEHKEDIASGARAAVAGGFTSVCCMPNTKPANDTRAVTELIVRRAREVGLARVYPVGAISRGLQGEALCEYAELKEAGIVAVSDDGRCVMDSGLMRRAMEYATTFDLPVLQHCEDQQLACGGAMHEGLVSTRTGLTAQPAQAESIIVARDLELAELTGARYHAQHLSTVGALRHIREAKARGLTVSCEVAPHHFALSDEACAGYDSNAKVNPPLRSAEHVRAVREALADGTVDAIATDHAPHALIDKEVEFGCAAYGISGLETCLPLALELWREGVVSLPRLVALLTCGPARLLDLPAGTLGLGVAADVTVVDPELCWTVDPARFVSRGQNTPFAGRAMRGAARYTIVGGEVVFSRA from the coding sequence GTGAGCCTGCTCTTGCGTGGCGGGCGGGTGATCGATCCGGCGAGCGGGATCGACGGCCTGGCCGACGTGCTGATCGACGAGGGGCGCGTGGCGCGCGTTGCGGCCGACCTGCAGCGCACCGCCGCGCGGGTGATCGACGTGCAGGGGTGCTGGGTGCTGCCGGGGCTGGTGGATCTCCATGTCCATCTGCGCGAACCCGGCCAGGAGCATAAGGAAGACATCGCCTCGGGGGCGCGGGCCGCCGTCGCGGGCGGCTTCACCAGCGTTTGCTGCATGCCCAACACCAAGCCCGCCAACGACACGCGGGCGGTCACCGAGCTGATCGTCCGGCGCGCGCGTGAGGTCGGCCTGGCGCGGGTCTATCCGGTGGGCGCGATCAGCCGCGGCCTCCAAGGCGAGGCGCTCTGCGAGTACGCGGAGCTGAAGGAGGCTGGCATTGTCGCCGTTAGCGACGATGGGCGCTGCGTGATGGATAGCGGGTTGATGCGGCGCGCGATGGAGTATGCCACGACCTTCGACCTGCCCGTCTTGCAGCATTGCGAGGATCAGCAGCTCGCCTGCGGCGGCGCGATGCACGAGGGGCTGGTCTCGACGCGCACTGGCCTGACGGCCCAGCCAGCCCAGGCCGAATCAATCATCGTCGCCCGCGATCTCGAGCTCGCTGAGCTGACCGGTGCGCGCTACCACGCCCAGCACCTCTCGACGGTTGGCGCGCTGCGCCATATTCGCGAGGCCAAGGCGAGGGGTCTGACGGTGAGCTGCGAGGTCGCGCCCCACCATTTCGCGCTGAGCGACGAGGCTTGTGCTGGCTACGACAGCAACGCCAAGGTCAACCCGCCGCTGCGCAGCGCCGAGCATGTCCGCGCCGTGCGCGAGGCGTTGGCGGACGGGACGGTCGACGCGATCGCGACGGACCATGCGCCGCACGCGCTGATCGACAAGGAGGTCGAGTTTGGCTGCGCCGCCTACGGGATCTCCGGTCTGGAGACCTGCTTGCCGCTGGCTCTCGAGCTCTGGCGCGAGGGTGTCGTTTCGCTGCCGCGCTTGGTGGCGCTGCTGACCTGTGGCCCGGCGCGGCTGCTGGACTTGCCCGCGGGCACGCTGGGTCTCGGTGTCGCGGCCGACGTGACGGTAGTCGACCCAGAGTTGTGCTGGACCGTCGATCCCGCGCGCTTTGTGTCGCGTGGTCAGAACACGCCCTTCGCCGGGCGCGCGATGCGCGGCGCCGCCCGCTACACCATCGTCGGCGGCGAGGTGGTGTTCTCGCGTGCCTGA
- the coaBC gene encoding bifunctional phosphopantothenoylcysteine decarboxylase/phosphopantothenate--cysteine ligase CoaBC — translation MSVVGAPDLQHRRVLLAVSGGVAAYKAAELCRLLVRSGASVQVAMTAAAQHFVGAATFAALSGRAVATDLFDAVQEEQIGHIALADAAEVLVVAPATADLLAKLAAGLAGDVVTTAYLAFEGPVLLAPAMNVKMWRHPATQQTLQRLRERGHRVVGPESGELACGHVGAGRMSEPGALLEAVWHCLAPQSLAGQRILVSAGPTREALDPVRHLTNRSSGKMGYALAAEAAARGATVTLVSGPTALATPLGVQRVDVTSAAELAQVVLERVAGQDAVVMTAAVADYRPAHVAREKLAKERLGEQPTLTLTRTVDVLAALGAARAAAGGLPQPLLVGFAAETGIDEARVIGKLAAKQCDLLVVNDVSRADAGFDADDNRVVIYHATGNREALPLLPKREVAGRVLQRVAELLAPRLAELASDG, via the coding sequence ATATCGGTAGTGGGTGCGCCCGACCTCCAGCACCGACGCGTACTGCTGGCCGTGTCGGGCGGCGTGGCGGCCTATAAGGCGGCGGAGCTCTGCCGGCTGCTGGTCCGCAGCGGCGCGAGCGTGCAGGTGGCGATGACGGCTGCCGCGCAGCACTTCGTCGGCGCCGCGACCTTCGCGGCGCTCAGCGGGCGGGCCGTGGCGACGGACCTCTTCGATGCTGTTCAGGAGGAGCAGATCGGTCACATCGCGCTCGCCGACGCGGCAGAGGTGCTGGTCGTCGCCCCGGCCACTGCGGATCTGCTGGCGAAGCTCGCTGCCGGCCTGGCCGGCGACGTCGTGACCACGGCCTATCTCGCCTTCGAGGGGCCCGTGCTCTTGGCTCCGGCGATGAACGTGAAGATGTGGCGCCACCCGGCGACGCAGCAAACGCTGCAGCGCCTGCGCGAGCGTGGGCACCGGGTCGTCGGGCCCGAGAGCGGCGAGCTGGCCTGCGGGCATGTCGGTGCCGGACGGATGAGCGAGCCTGGCGCGCTGCTGGAGGCGGTTTGGCACTGCCTCGCGCCCCAGTCACTGGCTGGCCAGCGGATCCTCGTCTCGGCAGGACCGACGCGCGAGGCGCTCGACCCCGTGCGCCACCTGACGAACCGGTCGTCAGGGAAAATGGGTTACGCGCTGGCCGCCGAGGCGGCCGCGCGCGGCGCGACGGTGACGCTGGTTTCCGGGCCGACCGCGCTGGCGACGCCGCTCGGTGTGCAGCGCGTCGACGTCACGAGTGCGGCCGAGCTGGCGCAGGTCGTCCTCGAGCGTGTAGCGGGACAGGACGCGGTGGTGATGACCGCCGCGGTCGCCGACTATCGACCGGCGCACGTGGCACGGGAGAAGCTGGCCAAGGAGCGGCTCGGTGAGCAGCCGACCCTGACCTTGACGCGGACCGTCGATGTGTTGGCCGCGCTCGGCGCGGCCCGCGCCGCGGCGGGGGGTCTGCCGCAGCCGCTGCTGGTCGGCTTCGCCGCGGAGACGGGGATCGACGAGGCGCGTGTGATCGGCAAGCTGGCGGCCAAGCAGTGCGATCTGCTCGTCGTCAATGACGTCAGCCGCGCGGACGCCGGCTTCGATGCCGACGACAATCGCGTCGTGATCTACCACGCGACCGGGAACCGCGAGGCGCTGCCGCTCCTGCCCAAGCGCGAGGTCGCTGGACGGGTGCTCCAGCGCGTCGCGGAGCTGCTGGCCCCGCGGCTAGCCGAGCTCGCCTCAGATGGCTGA
- a CDS encoding uracil-DNA glycosylase, with product MADSELAQELALLVGALAEHARTAVLRGEQWAVAGARRASGAFDPAAERSGVRAGEGGSPLAGVQPERPKREVSERALLSVRAALGDCERCGLHAERTHIVFGVGDAQADLMFVGEAPGRDEDQQGEPFVGKAGQLLTRMIQAMGLHREEVYICNIIKCRPPNNRDPEPAEVASCEPFLRQQIEAIGPRLIVALGNFAARTLLRSELGIARLRGSFQRYQGIALMPTFHPAYLLRNPEAKRPAWSDLQAVMAEMDRLGLRRRRDGVAPA from the coding sequence ATGGCTGATTCCGAGCTGGCCCAGGAGCTCGCCCTGCTCGTCGGCGCGTTGGCCGAGCACGCGCGGACGGCGGTGTTGCGCGGCGAGCAATGGGCCGTGGCAGGTGCGCGGCGCGCCTCCGGGGCGTTCGACCCGGCGGCTGAGCGTTCGGGCGTGAGGGCGGGCGAGGGCGGCTCGCCGCTCGCGGGCGTGCAGCCGGAGCGGCCCAAGCGCGAGGTCTCGGAGCGGGCGCTCCTCAGCGTCCGCGCGGCGCTCGGTGACTGCGAGCGCTGTGGGCTGCACGCGGAGCGCACGCACATCGTCTTCGGCGTGGGCGACGCGCAGGCGGATCTGATGTTCGTCGGCGAGGCGCCGGGCCGCGACGAGGATCAGCAGGGCGAGCCCTTCGTCGGCAAGGCGGGCCAATTGCTGACGCGGATGATCCAGGCGATGGGGCTGCACCGCGAAGAGGTCTACATCTGCAACATCATCAAATGCCGGCCGCCCAACAACCGCGACCCGGAGCCGGCCGAGGTAGCGAGCTGCGAGCCTTTCTTGCGCCAGCAGATCGAAGCCATCGGCCCACGCCTGATTGTCGCGCTTGGAAACTTCGCGGCGCGCACCTTGCTGCGTTCGGAGCTCGGCATCGCCCGGCTGCGCGGTTCCTTTCAGCGCTACCAGGGCATCGCGCTGATGCCGACCTTTCATCCGGCCTACCTGCTGCGCAACCCAGAGGCCAAGCGTCCGGCCTGGAGTGATCTTCAGGCGGTGATGGCCGAGATGGACCGCTTGGGGTTGCGCCGGCGTCGTGACGGCGTGGCCCCGGCCTGA
- a CDS encoding class I SAM-dependent methyltransferase, translating into MGAGTDCGLSLRDRGSLGAMPHFVDLLAPLRRVARRALRRRRVARAYDMAKEIAPDLSPDAQVLDVGCGSGFIAHHLIGLRGARAVGVDVACGTEAAIPYTRYEGRYLPFDDATFDAVLLCYVLHHSADPPLLVREARRVLRPGGRLLVYEDLPITALDRLLCRRHEAAWRARTGPCTFHDQAGWRAVFNAAGFSVSAVRRLSRWRNLGNPVARVRFTLECASGAISASSG; encoded by the coding sequence ATGGGAGCGGGAACTGACTGCGGGTTGAGCTTGCGCGATCGCGGCAGTCTCGGCGCTATGCCTCACTTCGTCGATCTGCTGGCGCCGCTGCGTCGGGTCGCGCGACGGGCCCTTCGGCGCCGCCGCGTGGCGCGTGCCTACGACATGGCCAAGGAGATCGCGCCGGACCTGAGCCCCGACGCTCAGGTGCTCGACGTGGGCTGTGGCAGCGGCTTCATCGCGCACCACCTCATCGGGCTCCGCGGCGCGCGCGCGGTGGGTGTAGATGTCGCGTGCGGGACCGAAGCAGCGATCCCCTACACGCGCTACGAGGGCCGCTACTTGCCATTTGACGACGCGACCTTCGATGCGGTGCTGCTCTGTTACGTGCTGCATCACAGCGCCGACCCGCCGCTGCTGGTGCGCGAGGCGCGGCGTGTGCTGCGTCCCGGCGGTCGGCTGCTGGTCTACGAAGATCTCCCGATCACCGCGCTGGATCGCCTGCTCTGCCGGCGTCACGAGGCAGCCTGGCGCGCGCGCACGGGTCCCTGCACCTTTCACGATCAGGCCGGTTGGCGCGCTGTCTTCAACGCCGCGGGCTTCAGCGTCAGCGCTGTCCGTCGGCTCTCACGTTGGCGGAATCTCGGCAACCCGGTGGCCCGGGTGCGCTTCACGCTCGAGTGCGCGAGCGGGGCGATCAGCGCCTCCAGCGGGTAG
- a CDS encoding sulfatase-like hydrolase/transferase gives MGPRVWLSAIAGVAAGSAAALVVAPFEVWAATRGSGRFGAALLLALGLYLPLGAGLGAFLGGLGAAWASSPLGSWRTWFATLSGDRARDRQLAAALLAGASCLLLEVLAVDAFARGPAAGMANARLAALSTGLVAAGVVVLLGIGLFVPLWRLALPLARWAPRTARVPAAAGTSVVLLLVVVAAGLLVLGRLDWRVLRVAPWIALGALFLLTVGGLIATPALRRRVALRRRWALGLWALMLPVALVPTLGQREVLVAQLQSGGALLPALIDLARALRDRDGDGYSAWLAGGDCDDRDPRVHPGARDLPGNGLDENCVGGDARPQAARVTAGARTAAARAEPVALVRNLLVICIDTLRADVLGVGGHPGGLTPTLDRLARSGAYFARAYAQGPNTPQSFPSIFTSQYPSRVPFVDAFTGYPELKPEALSVFEVLQRAGLRTEAVSSHFYFEEKRGIRQGVQQWDNAGAKTLRESNKDISAPRIVPRALARLRALEALDQPFVLFVHLFEPHSTYVPHAGVRYRQRGVAGLREKYDQEVAFVDAWLGRLLAALDASKLRRDTAILLFSDHGEAFGEHKFYFHGQALYDEVLHVPLILVAPGLTPRTVNQPVALLDVAPTLVELVGLAPPPVFQGRSLLRLARGQAARALDGRPIGAVLLPYPAWPKGQQALRIDHYKALLRLDENRFELYDLARDPREERDLALGPGAVAQRIRQQLAAFAETELQ, from the coding sequence ATGGGCCCTCGGGTCTGGCTGAGCGCGATCGCTGGCGTTGCCGCCGGCAGCGCCGCCGCGCTCGTCGTTGCGCCCTTCGAGGTCTGGGCGGCGACGCGGGGCAGCGGGCGCTTCGGGGCCGCGCTGCTGCTGGCCCTCGGTCTCTATCTGCCGCTGGGAGCGGGACTCGGTGCCTTCCTCGGCGGGCTCGGCGCCGCGTGGGCCAGTTCGCCGCTGGGCTCGTGGCGAACTTGGTTCGCGACGCTCAGCGGCGACCGCGCGCGCGACCGTCAACTCGCGGCGGCGTTGCTCGCTGGGGCGAGTTGTTTGCTGCTCGAGGTGCTCGCCGTCGACGCGTTTGCGCGCGGGCCGGCCGCGGGTATGGCCAACGCGCGCCTGGCGGCGCTTTCGACCGGCCTGGTGGCGGCCGGTGTTGTGGTGTTGCTGGGTATCGGCCTCTTCGTGCCGCTGTGGCGCCTGGCGCTGCCCCTGGCGCGCTGGGCGCCGCGCACAGCCCGGGTTCCGGCTGCGGCGGGCACCTCCGTCGTCTTGCTGCTGGTGGTGGTCGCCGCGGGCCTGCTGGTCCTGGGGCGTCTGGATTGGCGGGTGCTGCGCGTCGCGCCCTGGATCGCGCTCGGGGCCCTCTTCCTGCTGACGGTCGGCGGCCTCATAGCGACTCCGGCGTTGCGGCGGCGCGTCGCGCTCAGACGGCGCTGGGCGCTGGGGCTCTGGGCGCTGATGTTGCCGGTGGCGTTGGTTCCGACCCTCGGGCAGCGCGAGGTGCTCGTCGCGCAGCTTCAGTCTGGCGGCGCGCTCCTGCCCGCCCTGATCGACCTCGCGCGGGCCCTGCGCGATCGGGACGGGGATGGCTATTCGGCCTGGCTCGCCGGCGGTGATTGCGATGATCGCGATCCGCGAGTCCACCCGGGGGCTCGCGACCTCCCAGGAAATGGTCTCGACGAGAACTGCGTCGGGGGCGACGCGCGTCCCCAGGCAGCGCGCGTCACGGCCGGCGCTAGAACGGCGGCCGCGCGCGCCGAGCCGGTGGCGCTGGTGCGCAATCTCCTCGTGATCTGCATCGACACGCTGCGGGCCGACGTGCTCGGTGTGGGCGGACATCCGGGAGGCCTCACGCCGACGCTCGATCGCTTGGCCCGGAGCGGGGCGTATTTCGCGCGTGCCTACGCGCAGGGCCCCAATACGCCGCAGTCCTTCCCGTCGATCTTCACCTCGCAGTATCCGTCGCGGGTTCCCTTTGTCGACGCCTTCACCGGCTATCCTGAGCTCAAGCCAGAGGCGCTCTCGGTCTTTGAGGTCCTGCAGCGGGCGGGTCTGCGCACGGAGGCGGTCAGCTCGCACTTCTATTTCGAGGAGAAGCGGGGCATTCGTCAGGGCGTGCAGCAGTGGGACAACGCGGGCGCGAAGACGCTGCGCGAGAGCAACAAGGATATCTCCGCGCCGCGCATCGTGCCGCGGGCGCTGGCGCGCCTGCGGGCGCTCGAGGCGCTAGACCAGCCCTTCGTGCTCTTCGTCCACCTCTTCGAGCCGCACAGCACCTATGTGCCGCATGCGGGCGTCCGCTACCGCCAGCGCGGCGTGGCTGGTCTGCGCGAGAAGTACGACCAAGAGGTGGCCTTCGTCGACGCCTGGCTCGGGCGCCTCTTGGCGGCCCTTGATGCCAGCAAGCTGCGGCGCGACACCGCGATCCTGCTCTTCTCGGATCACGGCGAGGCCTTCGGTGAGCATAAGTTCTACTTCCACGGACAGGCACTCTATGACGAGGTCCTGCACGTGCCGCTGATCCTCGTGGCGCCGGGTCTGACGCCGAGGACCGTCAACCAGCCTGTGGCCCTGCTCGATGTGGCGCCGACGCTCGTCGAGCTGGTGGGCCTCGCACCGCCGCCCGTCTTCCAGGGTCGGTCGCTGCTGCGGCTGGCTCGGGGGCAAGCCGCCCGCGCGCTCGACGGGCGCCCGATCGGTGCGGTGCTGCTGCCCTATCCGGCCTGGCCAAAGGGCCAGCAGGCGCTCCGCATCGACCACTACAAGGCGCTGCTGCGCCTGGACGAGAACCGCTTCGAACTCTACGACCTGGCGCGCGATCCGCGCGAAGAGCGTGACCTGGCGCTGGGCCCCGGGGCTGTTGCTCAGCGCATCCGGCAGCAGCTCGCCGCTTTCGCGGAGACGGAGCTGCAGTAG
- a CDS encoding toxin-antitoxin system YwqK family antitoxin: MRCLAKAALIAAWLALVAGRVAALEVVKESYPDGKPRLQVSYKDKSHRIKHGEESESFPDGQPRLRHRWRSGKPDGLWEDYAPGGVLVHARTYRRGKLEGIERQWGADGKLQQLVTYVANQRHGLTEYYYPDGALRARLTYLRGRKDGVETTFFVSGRVQSETTWKQGERRGPQREHYENGQLKSLVTYAGAVKQGAFARYTDKGVAVEEGTYLDDERDGEHRRSYENGQLRERSQYVRGVREGKHEQWFADGSPARAEAYKGGKLDGAVVVYGQGGARQEAGSYVLGQREGLWLRYHPGGAVAAKVTYRGGRPDGPAEYFFESGRLSMRGEHAAGVLKVTERYFTDGKLVPEVPGRYLDARSPVGKKAWLLVAAVADARPSVEVQLVAVGPTEHQEFVVVVRGGGNPWNDQPAVHRLLRRDGQDLCYERWHLGRPWCTLTAKEPLVTAQRAQLHLPDGTSMGLRQDTVAAARLDPRAIFRRYLELAQ; encoded by the coding sequence ATGCGTTGTTTGGCCAAGGCCGCCCTAATCGCGGCGTGGCTCGCTCTGGTGGCCGGCCGGGTCGCGGCCCTCGAGGTCGTCAAGGAGAGCTATCCCGACGGCAAGCCACGACTCCAGGTGAGCTATAAGGACAAGTCTCATCGCATCAAGCATGGCGAGGAGAGCGAGAGTTTCCCCGACGGCCAGCCGCGCTTGCGGCACCGCTGGCGCAGCGGGAAGCCCGACGGGCTCTGGGAGGACTACGCGCCCGGCGGCGTGCTGGTGCATGCGCGCACGTATCGGCGCGGCAAGCTCGAGGGCATCGAGCGCCAGTGGGGCGCGGACGGCAAGCTGCAGCAGCTCGTGACCTACGTCGCCAATCAGCGCCATGGGCTCACCGAGTACTACTACCCCGACGGCGCGCTGCGCGCGCGCTTGACCTACCTGCGCGGGCGCAAGGATGGGGTCGAGACGACCTTCTTTGTCAGTGGGCGCGTGCAGTCGGAGACCACTTGGAAGCAGGGTGAGCGGCGCGGCCCCCAGCGCGAGCACTATGAGAACGGTCAGCTCAAGTCCTTGGTCACCTACGCCGGAGCGGTGAAGCAAGGCGCCTTCGCGCGCTACACCGACAAGGGTGTCGCGGTCGAAGAGGGCACCTACCTCGACGACGAACGCGACGGCGAGCATCGGCGCTCCTACGAAAACGGCCAGCTCAGGGAGCGGTCGCAGTACGTGCGTGGCGTGCGTGAGGGCAAGCACGAACAGTGGTTCGCCGATGGCAGTCCGGCCCGGGCGGAGGCCTACAAGGGTGGCAAGCTCGACGGTGCCGTCGTGGTCTACGGGCAGGGCGGCGCACGGCAGGAGGCGGGAAGCTACGTGCTCGGTCAGCGCGAGGGCCTGTGGTTGCGGTACCACCCCGGCGGCGCCGTGGCGGCGAAGGTGACCTATCGCGGCGGCCGGCCGGACGGCCCCGCGGAGTACTTCTTCGAGAGCGGGCGCTTGAGCATGCGCGGTGAGCATGCCGCCGGTGTGCTGAAGGTCACGGAGCGCTACTTCACCGACGGCAAGCTCGTCCCCGAGGTCCCCGGCCGCTATCTCGACGCGCGGAGCCCCGTTGGCAAGAAGGCCTGGCTGCTGGTCGCGGCGGTCGCGGACGCCAGACCCTCGGTGGAGGTTCAGCTCGTGGCCGTGGGCCCGACTGAGCATCAGGAGTTCGTCGTCGTCGTGCGCGGCGGAGGGAATCCGTGGAACGACCAGCCGGCGGTGCACCGGCTGCTGCGCCGTGACGGTCAGGACCTGTGCTACGAGCGCTGGCACCTCGGTCGGCCATGGTGCACGTTGACGGCGAAGGAGCCGCTGGTCACGGCCCAGCGCGCGCAGCTCCATCTGCCCGATGGCACGTCGATGGGGCTGCGGCAGGACACCGTCGCCGCGGCGCGGCTCGACCCACGGGCGATCTTCCGCCGCTACCTGGAGCTGGCCCAGTGA
- a CDS encoding PEGA domain-containing protein → MRAATTLLLSIVLGCALFTICPPGALAQGTQKPAAEHFARAVALFNEGDLRASLVEFQKAYELSPNPSVLYNLGQVHFQLQEYAAALKALSRFLAESSPSAANRADAETTVQTLRKRVGRIFVRSNLEGAEIAVDDEVVGRSPLTTPVVVSIGRRRISARAGGYVPATQVVDIAGGDTVTIRLDLAAAAAGLARGGAAGKTEPVDPLARRRTWRIVSWTTTGVLAGAAVAAGVLALMASADLKAERDRFGATAERLTRYADRSQGFGLATDVLTGAAIVAGGVSLYLQLSAPAGAEGRSRRSAGASSVARDAVGLRVSPTSVALTGSF, encoded by the coding sequence GTGCGAGCTGCGACAACCCTACTATTGTCAATCGTGTTGGGGTGTGCGCTGTTTACCATCTGCCCCCCTGGCGCGCTCGCCCAAGGGACCCAGAAGCCCGCCGCGGAGCACTTCGCACGCGCCGTCGCGCTCTTCAACGAAGGCGACCTGCGCGCCTCCTTGGTGGAGTTTCAGAAGGCCTACGAGCTCTCACCAAACCCCAGCGTGCTCTACAACCTCGGCCAGGTGCACTTCCAGCTCCAGGAGTACGCGGCTGCGTTGAAGGCCCTCAGCCGCTTCCTGGCGGAGTCCTCGCCGAGCGCGGCCAACCGCGCTGATGCTGAAACGACAGTTCAGACGCTCCGCAAGCGCGTGGGGCGAATCTTCGTCCGGAGCAACCTCGAGGGCGCGGAAATCGCGGTCGACGACGAGGTCGTCGGCCGCAGCCCCTTGACGACGCCGGTGGTCGTCAGCATCGGCCGCCGCCGGATCTCCGCCCGCGCAGGCGGGTACGTGCCCGCGACGCAGGTGGTGGATATCGCCGGTGGCGACACCGTGACGATCCGCCTCGACCTCGCGGCTGCCGCTGCGGGGCTGGCGCGCGGGGGCGCGGCGGGGAAGACGGAGCCGGTCGATCCCCTGGCTCGGCGTAGGACCTGGCGCATCGTGTCGTGGACCACGACCGGTGTGCTGGCGGGGGCCGCCGTCGCGGCGGGGGTGCTGGCGCTGATGGCCAGCGCCGATCTCAAGGCCGAGCGCGATCGCTTCGGTGCGACGGCCGAGCGCCTGACGCGCTACGCCGACCGGTCGCAGGGCTTCGGCCTGGCGACCGACGTGCTGACGGGCGCCGCGATCGTGGCGGGTGGGGTTTCGCTCTACCTGCAGCTCAGCGCCCCGGCGGGCGCCGAAGGGCGGTCCCGCAGGAGCGCGGGGGCCAGCAGCGTCGCGCGAGATGCCGTCGGGCTCAGGGTGTCGCCGACCAGCGTAGCCTTGACCGGCAGCTTCTGA